A portion of the Hymenobacter gelipurpurascens genome contains these proteins:
- a CDS encoding DUF6438 domain-containing protein — protein sequence MRLFFAPLLLAVLLSACAVEAQQPTKSHATKQKAKPMKPKTAAKASVAAEPVIVFRRTPCYGTCPHYEATIYPDGRVQYEGLQYAPVEGKREFKLPMAVVNQIKQDADQIGFFQMKEHYPTRFTDMPSTFLTIRRTDGTMKLVQAEDSIPPSLQKLFDYIHAEVVKGLGVTK from the coding sequence ATGCGCCTGTTCTTTGCCCCTCTCCTGTTGGCCGTCTTGCTGAGTGCCTGCGCCGTGGAAGCCCAACAGCCTACCAAGTCACATGCAACCAAGCAAAAAGCAAAGCCGATGAAGCCGAAAACTGCTGCCAAAGCTTCCGTTGCTGCTGAGCCGGTTATCGTGTTTCGCCGGACGCCCTGCTACGGCACCTGCCCGCATTATGAGGCCACTATTTACCCTGATGGTCGCGTGCAATACGAAGGCCTGCAGTATGCCCCGGTAGAAGGCAAGCGGGAGTTCAAGCTCCCGATGGCGGTGGTAAACCAGATCAAGCAGGACGCGGATCAAATCGGCTTTTTTCAGATGAAAGAGCACTACCCCACGCGGTTTACCGATATGCCTTCCACCTTCCTCACCATCCGGAGGACCGATGGCACAATGAAGCTAGTGCAGGCCGAGGACAGCATACCGCCGTCCTTACAAAAGCTCTTCGACTACATTCACGCAGAAGTAGTAAAAGGCCTAGGCGTAACTAAATAG